In the Paralichthys olivaceus isolate ysfri-2021 chromosome 15, ASM2471397v2, whole genome shotgun sequence genome, one interval contains:
- the sms gene encoding spermine synthase — MALRHYTLDLNLSTAVDPASTVPDLLSILQEQEMTETVHDTNGHGYLATFVGKHGRLVVLRVHSHGLVTIDLQCYQEDNIAQLDNLLNALEKKLKDLLKGNITRIKRLPALVRGGEVDRYWPTTDGRLIEYDFDRVLYEEDSAYQNIRILHSKQFGNILILNGDVNLAESDLAYTQAIIGNGKENYAGKEVLILGGGDGGILAEVVKQKPKMITMVEIDQKVIDGCKVHMRKTCGNILDNLKGDCYQILVEDCVPVLKKYVQEGQMFDYVINDLTAVPISTEPEEDSTWEFLRLILDLSIKVLHPTGKYFTQGNSANMSEALSLYEEQLGKLSCPVDFSKEVVCVPSYLELWVFYTIWKK; from the exons ATGGCACTGCGACATTACACCCTCGACCTCAACCTCTCCACGGCAG TTGACCCTGCGTCGACAGTTCCTGACCTACTGTCCATACTTCAGGAGCAGGAAATGACAGAGACTGTCCATGACACAAATGGACATGGATATCTTGCTACTTTTGTAGGCAAACATGGCAG GCTTGTTGTTCTGCGTGTGCACTCCCATGGGTTGGTCACCATTGATCTGCAGTGTTACCAAGAGGACAACATTGCACAACTAGACAAT CTTTTAAATGCACTGGAAAAGAAGCTAAAGGATCTCCTAAAAGGCAATATTACAAGGATTAAAAG GCTCCCAGCTCTCGTACGAGGGGGAGAAGTTGACCGATACTGGCCAACAACTGATGGCAGACTGATTGAGTATGACTTTGACCGGGTGTTGTACGAGGAAGACTCTGCATACCAAAACATAAGAATATTGCACTCAAAGCAGTTTGGAAATATCCTAATACTCAACGGAGATGTTA ATCTGGCAGAGAGCGACCTGGCCTACACCCAAGCCATCATAGGTAACGGAAAAGAGAACTATGCTGGAAAAGAGGTGCTGATATTAGGAGGAGGCGATGGAGGCATCCTCGCCGAGGTGGTCAAACAGAAGCCAAAGATGATCACCATGGTGGAG ATTGACCAGAAGGTGATCGACGGGTGCAAGGTGCACATGAGAAAAACCTGCGGCAATATCCTGGACAACCTGAAGGGAGACTGTTACCAA ATACTGGTTGAGGACTGTGTCCCTGTGCTGAAGAAGTATGTCCAGGAAGGACAGATGTTTGATTACGTAATAAATGACCTTACTGCAGTCCCGATATCCACGGAGCCGGAAGAAG ACTCAACATGGGAGTTCCTGCGTCTCATCTTAGATCTGTCAATAAAAGTCCTGCACCCGACTGGAAAATATTTCACACAG GGCAACAGCGCAAACATGTCAGAGGCACTGAGTCTGTATGAGGAACAGCTGGGGAAGCTCTCGTGTCCCGTGGACTTCTCCAAAGAGGTGGTGTGTGTGCCCTCATACTTGGAGCT ATGGGTTTTCTACACCATATGGAAAAAGTAA